A window of the Archocentrus centrarchus isolate MPI-CPG fArcCen1 chromosome 9, fArcCen1, whole genome shotgun sequence genome harbors these coding sequences:
- the nmrk1 gene encoding nicotinamide riboside kinase 1 isoform X1, with protein sequence MKTLIVGIGGVTNGGKTTLANSLQEQIPNSCIIAQDSYFKDDCDVPVDSSGFKQYDILDALHMQTMIRDVDLWQRDPESFLRQQGLKPQLIAPSIDKEVFVLIVEGFLIFNHRPLNELFDKKYFMEIPYDACKRRRSSRAYMPPDPPGYFSAYVWPMYLKNREEMESIESEFVFLDGLKTKEELLAAVYEDICQEIERLRENHPIRKVKC encoded by the exons GGTGACCAATGGAGGAAAGACTACTCTTGCCAATAGTCTACAGGAACAGATACCCAACAGCTGCATCATTGCACAGGATTCATATTTTAAG GATGACTGTGATGTGCCAGTGGACAGTAGTGGCTTCAAGCAATATGACA tTCTCGATGCTCTGCACATGCAAACAATGATACGGGACGTTGACTTGTGGCAAAGAGATCCTGAGTCGTTCCTGAGGCAGCAAGGCCTGAAGCCCCAGCTTATAGCACCATCAATCGATAAGGAGGTCTTTGTGCTCATTGTGGAAGGCTTCCTCATTTTCAACCACAG ACCTCTGAATGAGCTGTTTGACAAAAAATACTTCATGGAAATACCTTATGATGCCTGCAAGAGGAGGCGAAG TTCAAGGGCGTACATGCCTCCTGATCCTCCTGGCTACTTCAGCGCATATGTGTGGCCAATGTACCTAAAAAACCGGGAAGAGATGGAGAGCATCGAGTCAGAATTTG tATTTCTGGATGGtttaaagacaaaagaagagctgctggcAGCCGTGTATGAAGACATTTGTCAGGAAATAGAAAGACTCAGAG AAAATCATCCAATCAGAAAAGTTAAATGTTAA
- the nmrk1 gene encoding nicotinamide riboside kinase 1 isoform X2 encodes MKTLIVGIGGVTNGGKTTLANSLQEQIPNSCIIAQDSYFKDDCDVPVDSSGFKQYDILDALHMQTMIRDVDLWQRDPESFLRQQGLKPQLIAPSIDKEVFVLIVEGFLIFNHRPLNELFDKKYFMEIPYDACKRRRSSRAYMPPDPPGYFSAYVWPMYLKNREEMESIESEFVFLDGLKTKEELLAAVYEDICQEIERLREKN; translated from the exons GGTGACCAATGGAGGAAAGACTACTCTTGCCAATAGTCTACAGGAACAGATACCCAACAGCTGCATCATTGCACAGGATTCATATTTTAAG GATGACTGTGATGTGCCAGTGGACAGTAGTGGCTTCAAGCAATATGACA tTCTCGATGCTCTGCACATGCAAACAATGATACGGGACGTTGACTTGTGGCAAAGAGATCCTGAGTCGTTCCTGAGGCAGCAAGGCCTGAAGCCCCAGCTTATAGCACCATCAATCGATAAGGAGGTCTTTGTGCTCATTGTGGAAGGCTTCCTCATTTTCAACCACAG ACCTCTGAATGAGCTGTTTGACAAAAAATACTTCATGGAAATACCTTATGATGCCTGCAAGAGGAGGCGAAG TTCAAGGGCGTACATGCCTCCTGATCCTCCTGGCTACTTCAGCGCATATGTGTGGCCAATGTACCTAAAAAACCGGGAAGAGATGGAGAGCATCGAGTCAGAATTTG tATTTCTGGATGGtttaaagacaaaagaagagctgctggcAGCCGTGTATGAAGACATTTGTCAGGAAATAGAAAGACTCAGAG agaaaaactga
- the nmrk1 gene encoding nicotinamide riboside kinase 1 isoform X3 codes for MKTLIVGIGGVTNGGKTTLANSLQEQIPNSCIIAQDSYFKDDCDVPVDSSGFKQYDILDALHMQTMIRDVDLWQRDPESFLRQQGLKPQLIAPSIDKEVFVLIVEGFLIFNHRPLNELFDKKYFMEIPYDACKRRRSSRAYMPPDPPGYFSAYVWPMYLKNREEMESIESEFGKDALVIISGWFKDKRRAAGSRV; via the exons GGTGACCAATGGAGGAAAGACTACTCTTGCCAATAGTCTACAGGAACAGATACCCAACAGCTGCATCATTGCACAGGATTCATATTTTAAG GATGACTGTGATGTGCCAGTGGACAGTAGTGGCTTCAAGCAATATGACA tTCTCGATGCTCTGCACATGCAAACAATGATACGGGACGTTGACTTGTGGCAAAGAGATCCTGAGTCGTTCCTGAGGCAGCAAGGCCTGAAGCCCCAGCTTATAGCACCATCAATCGATAAGGAGGTCTTTGTGCTCATTGTGGAAGGCTTCCTCATTTTCAACCACAG ACCTCTGAATGAGCTGTTTGACAAAAAATACTTCATGGAAATACCTTATGATGCCTGCAAGAGGAGGCGAAG TTCAAGGGCGTACATGCCTCCTGATCCTCCTGGCTACTTCAGCGCATATGTGTGGCCAATGTACCTAAAAAACCGGGAAGAGATGGAGAGCATCGAGTCAGAATTTGGTAAAGATGCGCTTGTGAT tATTTCTGGATGGtttaaagacaaaagaagagctgctggcAGCCGTGTATGA
- the LOC115785961 gene encoding gamma-glutamyl hydrolase gives MFNTGVSTYLCLFFACCFSCNKAMPAKLSNEAVNDRPVIGILTQVVTDEIMKPFGKTYIPSSYVKYIESGGSRVMPIRLTLTTSEYENIFRKINGLIFIGGAADLETSDFARVAKIFYRFAMAANDAGDYFPIWGTCMGMQLLTVLVAGKNLLSNTTATNVALPLNLTAEAHSSRMFSGFPDELIKALTQEPLTGNFHHYGITVKTFQENEELQSFFSILSTNIAENGAHFVSTFEGKKYPFYGVQWHPEVNRFQWKRNLNFPHSRHAVQLSSVLGEFLVNEAKRSLHHFDSPEEEDSSLIYNYSPVYAANFTGYEQVYFF, from the exons ATGTTTAACACGGGAGTTTCGACatatctgtgtttgttttttgcatgcTGCTTCTCCTGCAACAAAGCTATGCCTGCTAAACTTAGCAATGAGGCTGTGAATGACAGACCTGTGATCG GTATTTTAACTCAGGTTGTTACGGATGAAATCATGAAACCATTTGGGAAGACTTACATCCCTAGTTCTTATGTGAAATACATTGAGTCTGGGGGCAGCAGAGTGATGCCCATCAG ATTAACTCTTACTACGTCTGAATATGAAAACATCTTCAGGAAGATAAACGG GCTGATTTTCATCGGGGGAGCTGCAGATTTGGAGACTTCAGACTTTGCCAGGGTGGCAAAGATTTTTTACAGATTCGCCATGGCG GCTAATGATGCTGGGGACTACTTCCCCATCTGGGGCACATGCATGGGAATGCAACTGCTCACTGTGCTGGTGGCTGGTAAAAATCTACTGTCAAATACCACAGCTACCAACGTAGCATTGCCTCTCAACCTAACTGCAG AGGCCCATTCCAGCCGGATGTTCAGTGGTTTCCCAGATGAGCTCATCAAAGCGTTGACCCAGGAACCTTTGACTGGCAATTTTCACCACTATGGGATCACAGTAAAG ACCTTCCAGGAAAATGAGGAGCTACAGAGTTTCTTCTCCATCTTGTCAACAAACATCGCCGAGAACGGAGCTCACTTTGTCTCAACTTTCGAAG GTAAAAAATATCCCTTCTATGGAGTGCAGTGGCACCCGGAGGTGAATCGTTTCCAGTGGAAAAGAAATCTGAACTTCCCTCACTCCCGTCACGCTGTTCAGTTATCATCGGTGTTGGGTGAATTTCTTGTCAATGAAG cAAAGAGAAGTTTACATCATTTTGACAGTCCTGAGGAAGAGGATTCATCACTGATTTACAACTACTCACCTGTCTATGCTGCAAACTTCACAGGATATGAGCAGGTCTATTTCTTCTGA